A part of Dasypus novemcinctus isolate mDasNov1 chromosome 7, mDasNov1.1.hap2, whole genome shotgun sequence genomic DNA contains:
- the LOC139439260 gene encoding endogenous retrovirus group K member 25 Pro protein-like produces the protein MWTVPLGEQKPLMTLRVNGQWLEGLLDTGAEMSCIPVSIGAAQHWALEPGPRVVGATGTSRSHRCASDLYWEDKEGQQGTFCPLILDSISYILWGRDILHQSGAVLTTSLPPQ, from the coding sequence ATGTGGACTGTTCCTCTAGGGGAGCAGAAGCCCCTAATGACCTTGAGAGTCAACGGGCAGTGGCTCGAAGGCCTCCTCGATACAGGCGCGGAGATGTCCTGCATCCCCGTCTCCATCGGAGCCGCGCAACACTGGGCCCTTGAGCCAGGACCGCGAGTTGTCGGAGCCACGGGCACTTCCCGGTCCCACCGATGTGCCAGCGACCTCTACTGGGAAGATAAGGAGGGCCAACAGGGAACCTTCTGCCCCCTCATACTGGACTCCATTTCCTACATTCTTTGGGGGCGAGACATTCTTCACCAAAGTGGAGCGGTCCTCACCACATCTCTTCCCCCCCAATGA